A window of Nicotiana sylvestris chromosome 8, ASM39365v2, whole genome shotgun sequence genomic DNA:
gctgagaaggcaagtgaatttctggctctTGACCTGGTTTGTACTCCGGAATTTAGAGGAGTGATGATGTTGTCTATAGGGTGAGAGCTTAGGTGTCTCTAGTTAGATGCCTGAGGTTCATTCTGAGAGGAGGAAGGTATGTTTGGCTGATTTTCCTTTATCCTTCTCTTAGGTGCTAGTGGAGTtccctgaactgcatcaaccactctttcttcagcttcagtgatTGTGATTGAAGTGATTGGTTCTGTTGATGATGAGGCAGCGTTGTCTTCATTTGGCTCTGTTATTTGACTTATCATATATGCCTTTCCGTTAATTAtgttaatgacttcaccaggaacgagtaagggttctccatcttgatcttcccCAGTACACTTCTCAAATGATGGATGagattcatcaaaaataacatggacactttcctcaacacattgagtccgcttgttatatatcttgtaagccttTCTTTGAGAAGAGTAACCaagaaatattccttcatcactcttggcatcgaatttaccaagctgatcctttccattgttgagaacatagcatttgcatccaaatgttcttaggtgagtcagcttgggttttcTTCCATTCAACAGTTCATACGAGGTCTTGTTCAGaagtgatctgatcatgcacctgttcactaagtagcaggcagtgttgacagctTTAGCCCAGAATttctttgcaattccactgtcaatcagcattgttcttgccatttcttccagagttctattcttcctttctattactccattttgctggggagttctgggagctgagaagttgttagtgatgccattttcattacagaattcatcaaatttgacattgtcaaattctgtcccatgatctgatctaatgcatacaactccagactccatcttcacctggattttcttcacaaaggccacaaacacttcaacagtttcatcttttgttctgagaaacagagtccatgtgaattTGGAATAGTCATCCACAATTACgaaaatgtatctttttcctcctctactttgcactctcataggtccACACAGACCCATATGGAGAAGCTCAAGTCGCTTTGAGGTGCTCACAACTCTTTTAGACTTAAAGaaggacttcacatgttttcctctagcacaggcatcacagactttttgcatcttgaattgtgacataggcagatcatggaccaggtccttctgaattagtttgttcagaagggAAAAGCTTGCATCACCCACTCTTCTGTGCCATAGTTTAGCATCATCGTCAACAGCTTTCAGACAGCTCAGATCACCACTCTGTAAAGAttcgaaatcagcaacatagatgttcttatATCTTTTGGCCATTAGTACTATTTTACCAGTCACAAAGtcagtgactgtacatattttggacaagaattccaccttaTTTCCTATATCACAGATTTGAGAAATTCTCAGGAGACTGTACTTAAGCCCATTAACATAGTACACATTTGCAAgagaatgagtgagtgacttcccaacttttccaactccaagaatgtatcccttttttccattgccaaaggatacactccctccttgcaaggcttttagtgaaagaaagtctgtGGTGTTCCCAGTCATATGTTTCGAacacccactatccatgaaccattgttaaCCGATTCCTTTCATTGTTCCCTATACAAGAGAttaggagttagttttaggaacccaaacaagtttgggtcccttgtagtaagcaggaggatgaataagagttctcttagtccatgcaggtaatgtgcATTTTTTGTGAGTGGAACGTGATCCCTCTTTTGTAGTCACGGTTTCAGCAACCACTTTGTCTTTCTGAACTGATTGATTCTTAGCCTAGACACCTTCCTTGATGCGCCCAGTGTTCCCACATCGGGTACGAGGCTGGTTATTAGAGACAGTTATGTACTTACTatgaggagttttctccctttggaaccctgcTCCCTGCCTTCTTTCATAATCATTAGTTAGCAAGGCAGTGGAagcttctgaggaccaggtccactttagagacTTTTGAAGATCATTCATTACTCTCTCTAGATTGGTTTGGAGGAGCTCGTTTTTATCAATTTCAGCACACATCCTAAATCTTAAAGCTTTCACCtcattttcaagcttaatgtgCTCATCACTTGCTATCTCCTTTCCTTTTTCAGCACTTTAAaggttttgacttagtccatGGTTTCACTATTGTTTCCCTTTGGTGTGCAATTTCTGCCAACAAATCACTCTTTGTTTTTCAGGGGatttcaatggttttcttatCCTCAGTAGTTGCAGCCACTAAGTCTTCTCTAGTATGTTCAGATTATCCTAATTCTAAGATCAAAGAATCCTTATCCTCCGCAAGACTATGAAAGACAGTGATTAAAACATcagctaaagacatgagttttttttggagaataggatttcagattttaCTGAACATCCCTAAAGTTTACCTCTTTGTTGCcattgtcttcatcatcatctgattgagccatcaaagcaaaGGTTGAGTCATATCCAATCTTCTCGCCTTCAATTtccatcatggaactatcaccagtATTAGGTTTAACTTTAGACtgttttacttgtgtagttccctcatgagctgtttgcaaagcttcccatatttCCTTTGCAGTGTCGTAGGTAGAGATTCTATTGTACTCTTTAGGTCCCATTCCACATACTAGAATTTTCTTGGCACAAAAATTCTTCTCCACAACTTTCTTGTCTGCTTCAGTGTATTCTTTGCTGGTTTTTGCCATTGAAAATGGAAATTCATCTAGTACCTTGAttggaacataaggaccatcGCAAATGATATCCCATAGCTTACAATCCTCATCCATGATGAAATCGTGCATTCTAGCTTTCCACCACCATTAGCATTGTCCATTAAACTTGGGGGTCGGTATATGGAGTGACCTTCTTCACAATTTGGTGGAGCTGCcataaggatccttcctaggtgttagcctgatagaaGGAACCtgatctgataccaattgttagtttgtattgGTCCACCAAACCGTAGAGTAtctggtcctctacaagattctaCTGAGAGTGCTAATAAAGCAGTATGTAAATAAGgaagaggatttttacgtggaaaaatctcacacaaggggataaaaaaaccacgacctacacctctaggcttttaacttcactaacttgtaatctacctattacaagccactttacaatacttcctattgcaaaggatttactcaactaacttgtggtattcttaccacaagccactttgtgacttgctagttacaaaggctttttctaacttgtgatgctctcaccacaagacactttgtaactctacaattacaaagacttttccttacgactaaatctagtcacaacataaactcaaggagtttacagattttcaagaggattcctaatcaaacgcttctaggtaagcagtttaggagatacaataagtacaataacaatgttacaactcaactaggacaacaacaggctatcttttaggaactggtccgtagttgtgttcaaccttgttcttcaagcttgtgaggattgatttcttTGTTTTTGCAAGATGCTTAAATGAGAAACATAAACCTTCCAATCATGTTTTGTATAAAGCTCATTGAGGctacatcttgatcacatcacttaaaacgatgtgagtactttgtttggttagagaatgagtgggcggaCAGTGCAATACGACAGAAATAGTGTCGTCGTTCACTTCATTTCTTGCTATGTCCAATTGACTCTATACTACTATAAGGAAACCACAAGAGCATCAGGTCCTTGTgtgggttcctagctcctgaagctgtagcagttcacctttagctggaatccgttaaaGCTTGCAGCAGTTCAattaggtcaggttccctatctggttcttaacagtaagtttgttagatcatcaaaacataatgcaagaatatttaaaatctatcattaagctatcttccgatttgCGGCTCATGGTCTTAGTTATTACTTTTAGCCTTTCATGGAGCTAttgaatatccatgatacaatcctttagtaattcaatcctttgtctataaccttgactcaattatttctttttaacttataccaaAGTCTTCTACGGTTGTATGATTGTCAATCATATATGCTGCATAATATCCCGAAATCTTAGGTGCATTCATAATGTAATTATCGCtgaatcattgatcgaataattccacTCATTCCTTCTCAACTTTTTTTAATTGCAAGCAATTGTTTTtcctggtcgttctgccactttttgcatgaatacttggcttatcttaatgcccacacatgccagagttttcatgcaactcatatgatctcgaatattaattttaatattacttcccattcattagccacgataggtgcaactttcttttggagtgcatacaattttgTTGTGAAATTGTTGTTAcgcgaccatttcctctttaggtcactattCTTATTTTCTCATCTAGTCTTTCACTGACGTATTTAGGGAGAACCCTCCGACTCTTGTAAAGCTTCGAGCTTATCATATCGTATATTTGACGGAATTTTGATGTTCTTCCCCGCcaataattatccgtagttatttatttccatgcccttgtgcttgtagggttgcttctgaactaatattttgattgtcttcccagtggcattctcttttatttccataacaccATATAGTACCTTTTACTACCCCAACttctatctgaatatttctcaagggacACGATGTTATATTTGCGACACTaaattccccatgttggggttcactatgtttatcttgcacgatctgttgattcgtctgtatcctcttgtctagccatagctagacccttcctgaatcaactactaactacttgttggcccattcacatatcaatattccgcgtatctttcttgggtcatttcctttgtcttaacttacctcttgcaCTGCTCTCTATTATTCAATAACATCTCAGGCAGGAACcgttacttcctctccttgacatcgtgtttgcataatgctcTATTATCGTAGCATATTTGTAgtctttgaataagtgcaatctcatcctttTTTCATtctatcgcattcttcctttaatattccataattactagaaccacttaattttgaCTTAATGCCACCTCACTCcacattcccccctttaggggagtactaagatttagtagtACGACAATCTACCTGTAGATGTTTTACCACTTTATCTTTGGCGTCttctcacatcatcgatgaccttTTACCTTGCATTAAAcattttgtaccaaggataacaaaattccttactcgtgagggtggtactttgtcacgaccctaaaactgtctcggtcgtgatggtgcctatcgtgaaactaggtcaacTGACACAAACCCAAAACCAACCAGAAAATCATAAGAAGTCATTCAAACCATTAATTAAAATGCCGTAATATAAGTTAAAATAAGCAGTGCGGAAATATAACACAaacccgacatcagggtgtcaccagtcatgagcaactacaactcgtctAGAATAAGAAAGGACAACGTAGtccgaaaataaaatactaagGCAATTTGAgtaagataagaaggagaagcacagggctgcgaacgccaagcagctacctcgtcaACTTTGGAGACCTGCTGGAAGACTGATCAGCACTTGCTATCACGTCCCgagactcctgaatctgcacataaggtgcaaggagtaatgtgagtatgccaactcagtaagtaataaaagtaaaaacaactgagcagtaagaaagcaAGTAATTCCACGTCATAGCACTACAGCAAAATAGTGTATGTCCAGAACAATACAATAAATCAATTAACTCACCAAAACAATTCAGTTTAGTAAAACCCCTCTTTAAAACagttttcaatagtttcaaacgtgTGATGAAAATAGTAAGTAAaaggatagaaacgtaaacaacccctcgggcaaaacatgtaccacaaACCGCCCCTCGAGCCAAAATAGTGTATGTCCAGAACAATACATTAAATAAATTAACTCGCAAAAACAATTTAGTTTAGTAAAACCCctttttaaaacaattttcaatagtttcaaacgtgtgatgaaaatagtgagtaaaaggatagaaacgtaaacaaccCCTCGGGAAAAACATGTACCACAAACCGCCCCTCAAACCATATATCAacaaaaccagcccctcgggctacctcgcagtcactcgtaatcagcccctcgggcaataacatgaaacaacaacagcccctcaggcaatatcacACCACTCAtactgggtacccgtgctcactaggggtgttcagactccggaggggctcctacagcccaagcgctatcaccagccatctcgtggcataacaaatcaggccctcggcctcttatatatcacaaatcagtacaacatactgcggcgtgcagctcgatcccataatatcctcacaacacaggccctcggcctcactcagtcagaaccCTCTCAAGAtactcgagcaatagtaaaacatgttgctcagcccaaaatatcattttaaatatcaaaaacggagtaaatatggctgagttataaaaatagtagaatatagcataacTGAGTACgtatataaagtcaaaacagcgaggaatagtagtaaaaagcccctaagggtccaaaacagttggcacgaggcccaaatatggcattcagcccaaaaacatggtaatactttccaaaatactatgatatcaaatagttttcaatcaaatacgtgattAATAATCATacggacggaccaagtcacaattcccaacggtgcacgacaccacgctcgtcatccagcatgtgcgtcacctcaaagtagcaaaacgatgtgaaatccggggtttcatacccttataacaacatttacaatcattacttacctaaacacagtccaaactctagcccgcgatgcctttgcctctcgactcagcctccgaatgctccaaatctaaccaaaatcagtatcataCTATTAACACACattaaaggaacaaagcccaagcaaaaataatcaaattaactcaaaaattccgaaattggccaaacccgacccccgggccaacgtctcggattttgataaaattcacatcactagaattcttatcctcccacgagccTATGCTTACCAAAAACATTAAAATTGGACCCAAATAGCCCCTCAAATTTCCAATGGAAACTCTCCAATACCAAGCTCTAATTCTCCAAttctaacccttaatttccattaatttcaagcctaatcagtAAAATAAttccatagaatcgagtattgggttcaaaaatcttacctccaagcgttatcccttgaatccctcttcaaatcctcccAAAAATCTCTCAATCtgactcaaaaatggtggaacaaGGCTAAAAATTGCGAAAGAAAGCTTATAGTTTCTGCATAGGTGttcccgcacctgcggcccaactACCGCACCAGCAGACTGCTTTTGCGGTCAAattaaccgcacctgcgattttCACTTCAGGGCCAATTCCGCGTTTGCGGTGAGaacctcgcacctgcggcccGCAGGTGCGCTAGAATATCTGCACCTGTTATCCATCTCCAAATGACCAAAACCACTTTTGCGACCTCCTCCACGCATCTGCGACACTGTACATCCGGTCCCCAATTCGCAGGTGCGGTATGATAGGATCAGCAGATGAAATTGCTCAACTTCAATTTCCAAACTCCCCGTCAACCTTTCGaatccatcccgaggcccccgggacctcacccaaaaatacaaacaagtcatataccactattaaaacttgtaccaatcctcaaaacactcaaaacaacgctgaaacaccaaatcaccctcggattcaagcataaggattccaaaacttctgaattccgcattcgatcaaaaagcctatcaaacctaACCCGAATAATCTGAAATTTTGctcacacgtcacaaatgacacaacggacctgctcaaatttctggaattccattccaaccccaatatcaaaatttccactacgaaccgaaaaatgccaaaattccaatttgccaattcaagcctaaatctaccccgaacctccaaaatacattccgatcatgctcctaagtcccaaataacctcacAAAGCTATCGAACCATAAAAACCaagttccgagatcatttactcacaagtcaacttctagttgacttttccaactaaaaggtcaacttaagagactaagtgtctcatttctctgcaaaaccactccgaacccaaactaaccaacacgatgcgataaaatatagttgaacaactcttaaagaagtagaaatgggagaaacgaagtggtaactcatgaaacgaccggccaggtcgttacatcctccccctcttaaacaaatgttcgtcttcgaacgggtcaagaaatgtacctgaagcctcaataggtgaggatatctactccgcatctcccgctcagtctcctaggtagcctcctctatgggccgacctctccactgcactttcactgaagctatatcctttgatctcaactttcgaacctgacgctccaaaatagccactggctccacatcataagtcaaattaccGTCTAACttaaccgtgctaaaatccaagacatgagatggatcgccaatatacttccagagcatagaaacatgaaatatcggatgcacactcgacaagctgggtggcaaagcaagctcataagccacctccccaatcctctgaagcacctcaaaaggcccaatgaaccgagaactcaatttacccttcttcccaaatctcataaaacccttcataggtgaaaccttcagtagaaccatCTCcctaaccatgtaagacacatcacgaaccttcttgtcggcataactcttttgtcttgactgtgttgtacgaagccgctcttgaatcaccttcaccttgtccaaagcatcattcaccaagtctgtacccaaaagtctagcctcactcggctagaaccaaccaactggagatctacaccttCTCTCGtgtaaagcctcatatggagccatctgactACTCTACTAataactattgttataagcaaactacgcgagcggtagaaactaatcccatgaaccaccaaaatcaatgacacaagcatgcatcatgtcctccaatatctgaatagtgcgcctGGACTACTCGTGTGTCTAAGGGTGAaaggttgtgctcaactcaacctgagtacccaactctctctacacggccctccaaaactgcaaagtaaaatgagtacctctatctgaaatgatggaatcttggacaccatgcaagcgaacaatctctcagatatagatctctaccaacggctatgaaaaataggtagtacacacaggaatgaagtgcacggacttggtcagccgatccacaatcacccaaatagcattgaacttcttcaatgtccgtgggagtccaactacaaaatctatggtgatctgctcccacttccactctggaatatccatctactaaagcaagccacccggtctctgattctcatatttcacctgctgacaattgagacaccgagctagaaatcccacaatatccttcttcattctcctcaacTAATAAtactacctcaaatcctgatacatcttcacggcacccgggtgaatggaataccgcaagctatgggcctcctctagaatcaactcccgaagcccatctacattgggcacacatatccggccctgcatccccaataccctatcatcaccaatggtcacatcactggcatcgtcgtgctgaactctgtccttaaggacaagaa
This region includes:
- the LOC138875670 gene encoding uncharacterized protein — protein: MTGNTTDFLSLKALQGGSVSFGNGKKGYILGVGKVGKSLTHSLANVYYVNGLKYSLLRISQICDIGNKVEFLSKICTVTDFVTGKIVLMAKRYKNIYVADFESLQSGDLSCLKAVDDDAKLWHRRVGDASFSLLNKLIQKDLVHDLPMSQFKMQKVCDACARGKHVKSFFKSKRVVSTSKRLELLHMEQKMKLLKCLWPL